The window CGCAACAAAGGACAAAGTACTACCACATGAACAGGACATGATTAAGGCTTAATTGTTTCAACCCCTGACGCTAGAGCTTGATTTCTGATGTATTTTCTGTTGTTCGTGATTTGTGTCCTTGCTTATTGCTCAGTTGTGGAGAATTTCCCATGCCGCAATTCTGATTATATGCTGTAAGCTTACGACAAGTAGAAAGTGCTGTaaggagcaagaacttcaccacccAAGTATCACTCTTGTTAGATAGTATTGATACCCTCTTGTGAAAATATGAAATGGTGACATAAGTACATCCTTTACTATTTCATTATCTAGATTTAATTGATCTATTTAGGATACAATAAGCCAAACTGAGCTTCTCAAAATCATGTGTGGTGCCTTAGAATCTATGCTAATTAGGTTTTAACAAGATGAATTATGCACATACTGTGTAGTATGTCAAAAGCTTTCCCTGGCTCCTCTCATCGTTTTTGTTGCTCAATATTATTTACTAATCTTATTCTTGACAAGTATATCTATGGAGTACTGCTGTATAAAAGTTTAAAAGCTGGCTCCACAGAATTTATAATATGTTTGTTTTTGTATATCTTGCAGACCATGGTGAAATCGTTCGAAGTTTCAGAGCTGCCAGGTATACAACATACATATCTTTGCATGTAAATAGAATTTGTGCTGGAAGTGGAATCTGGAACCGACTTAACTGTATGATgtatatttgaacataatttcagtgCGGTCGGCAAAATTTGTGTCAAGGAAACAATGGGTTGTTGCCGGTGCAGATGACATGTTCATTCGTGTATACAACTACAATACCATGGACAAAATTAAAGTTTTTGAGGCCCATACTGATTACATCAGATGTGTAGCAGTCCATccaactcttccatatgtgctgtcATCATCTGATGACATGTTGATAAAGCTTTGGGACTGGGACAAAGGGTGGATGTGCACTCAAATCTTTGAGGGGCATTCGCACTATGTCATGCAGGTTACTTTCAATCCAAAGGATACTAACACTTTTGCAAGTGCATCTCTCGACCGCACTACAAAGGTCTGTTTACACCCCCCTCATCTGCAGAGACATGTTTGTATGAGCCATGACTCATGATGTTGTCATGTATATTAATGCTTCTTAATCTGAAATGGCAGATATGGAGTTTGGGTTCTCCAGATCCAAATTTTACGCTAGATGGACATCAAAAGGGTGTGAACTGTGTTGATTACTTCACTGGTGGTGACAGACCCTATTTGATTACTGGTTCTGATGACTCCACTGCAAAGGTCTGTCTTTTGTACCTGCTGTATTTTGAACCTTATAAGGTGTCGGTCCAATCCTAAGATGGATAATTATGATAAACCAGGTCTGGGATTACCAAACCAAGAGCTGTGTTCAGACACTTGAAGGACATACACACAACATTTCTGCTGTTTGTTTCCATCCTGAGCTTCCTATAATCATTACTGGATCGGAGGATGGGACAGTTCGTATATGGCATTCAACAACTTACAGGTTGCTTCCTTTTTCTGTATCAATGTGTTAGTGCAAACTCTGGATCTATCTTTCCTAGTTCTCATGTTGGTCACTTTACTTCTTACCCAAGAGAAAAATTGGTTACTGAAGCAACTCTTTAAAGTTCGGTTTAGAGATCTCTTGACTGTTTCTCAACAACCAAAATGTTGCTAAACAACAGGCTTGACTCCCCTATGCAGGCACAATAAACTTTTAAGGCCCATGAGCATGGCATTAGTGACTTTTAGTGTTTGTTTGTACTCTTCTATGTTCAACCCCATGGAATCTTATTAGTTTGCATGATGTGCTAAACTTAAAGGGTTCAACTGTTTTGCCATCTTCAACATTCTCATCATACAGCCCCCAATGTTATGGAGCATCAAGTTTTGTTCGTGGCATTTGTTCTCAAGCCTCTAGAGTTTATAGTCGGACCCAATAGTTCTCCAAGTACTCCTACTATGAGCCATTTCTGTAGATAATTGTAAGGTTGATAAATTTGTATCAATTTGCTTATTTGTATGAAAAAAAGATAACTGTCATCATCAGGGTAATAAATAATTAAACATACTAATCAGTTTGCTTATATGATATTTTCTGTAATAATCCGGAAAATATGTCAGCCTTTGAGATAGCACATAACTTTTGTTTAGTCCTAGAAATTACACAAAGGTGAAAAGTtcttaattttatttatttattcacttATTTTGTAGGCTTGAGAACACACTAAACTATGGCCTTGAGCGAGTCTGGGCTGTTGGAtacatgaagggatcaagaaggtaaTGGATGATGATCTGATTTCTGCTTTGTTTTATTGTTGCCACCACCTATCCAATGGGCGCTAGCTATCAAAATAATAATTTGCCATTAATTAGGAGTATTACATCGTGGTATCTTTCTTCTATTTAGTGGATGTGTACTGATGTTGTGCTTTATAAATTAATTAATGTGAAGTTCTTGTTAAAAGTTATTTATCTTTGCTTTTGATAGACCTTCACATGCATAAAATTGTTCGTTAAACATGCCATTTCACACTTACAAAACCTAGCATTGTCAACTGATGGTTATTTACTAATGTTTCTATGCCTTTCACTCGTATGTTTCTTGCAATATGCCCACTATGTTTCTAGATGTTAAGTTTTCACATTCTTATTTCTGCAACTAGTTCCTCTTGTTTCTTGTGCCCACACTTTTTGGGCCTGGTTATGCTACTCCCTGTGAAACTAATAATACCATTTGCTTATTATGTAGAATGGTGATTGGTTATGATGAGGGAACTATTATGATTAAAATGGGTCGCGAAGTACCAGTAGCAAGTATGGATGCCAGTGGAAAAATCATCTGGGCAAAGCACAATGAGATACAGACTGTGAATATAAAGactgttggtgcaaactttgaggttagTTTGCCTGTTCTGTAAACAAAACTAATCGAATTGAGAAGTTTGGCTGATCGCTTATTATGTTTGATACCAGGCTACAGATGGGGAAAGATTGCCCCTAGCTGTGAAGGAATTAGGCAGCTGTGATCTTTACCCGCAGGTACTTTTGGATGGTACAATGCTCTTCATATTTAGCTCTTGTTAGTATTGTTACAGCATACCTAAGTATCTGAACTCCTGCATAAACTACTCATCCATGTCTTGATATGCATAACAGCAGCTGTCCATTTCTGTATTTTGTAATTACTGTTGACAATTAAATGGATAAGCTTCAAAAAGAACATATGAATTGCTTACTGTAATAGGGGTTATAACTTGAGTATGTTCATTTTCTTATACATAACTATCAACTTTGCACACATAAAAATAATCATATAGAGTTGTTATTGGTGCACTGAAGAATACTACAAGCTTTGGTTTTCTATGAACATCATTACCATTTATGCATTTTCTATATTCATGGATACATTTGTAGCAAATCAGCACCTTGAGTTTTGTTCCTTGATATGATACTAAGTTAcaagtttttattttctgtttttagttaaCATTTGCTGTTTCATATATCTTGATTATTGTATCTAAATATGGTTTAATTTTTTGTTTGCTTAGAACTTGAAGCATAACCCCAATGGCCGGTTTGTTGTTGTATGCGGAGATGGTGAATACATAATCTACACTGCACTGGCTTGGAGGAACAGATCATTTGGATCCGCGTTAGAGTTCGCTTGGTCATCAGAAGGAGAGTACGCAATCAGAGAAAGTACATCCAGAATAAAGATTTTCAATAAATCATTCCAGGTGGGTGGTATACTATTATTTTTGGCCTTTTTACCAGCAACTTGTGCAAGATCGATGTTGCTTGTCCCATTTCTTCTAAGATCACTTTGGGGCTGTTCGTGTTTTTAGTGTGTGATGTTTATATACTGCTTTAATCAGTGAATATTTCTGTCAAACACTTATATTAATTCAGTTTAGAGTTTTATATCATGTACTTTGTTTTATGCTAATACTTGTGGTCATAGTTTGTCATATTTGGTGAAAGGAATTACAGACCGTTGTAGGTTTGCAGTTCAGTGTAGTTTAGTGTTGCGGTGTATTGTATCATATTGCAGTTCTTCAGCTAAAGGGAATgctttacttatgttcaagtgcttAACCATATTCATTGATCTAGAAATCATACAACTGTATGTTGAACTAATATGTGATCTGGCATCTTTTATCTATCACGTTTGTATAAATTGTAGAAACTGTTCTAATCCATATTATGAAGGCAATGCATCTCTTGACTTGAATGATCTGATTTACAGGAGAAGAAAACTATCCGTCCTACATTCTCTGCAGAGCGTATCTTTGGTGGGGTACTTTTGGCAATGTGTTCCAGTGACTTTATTTGCTTTTATGACTGGGCTGATTGTCGACTAATTCGCAGAATTGATGTGACTGTCAAGGTGAGTTCAGTATATTTTATTGTAATTATGAATATGTGGAGTCCACACTTCAATAACCTGTTTTCGACTGTGCTTGTAGAACGTCTACTGGGCTGATAGTGGTGACCTAGTTGCGATCGCAAGTGATACATCATTCTACATCCTGAAGTACAATGTATGCTATTGCATTTACTAAATGTTCATCTATAATTTTTCCTTGGTCCATGGGTTTTGAATGTGTTCCTACGTAACATCTTTTTCTAGAACATGCATGAAATTTTGTTTATGATTTTTGTCCCTGCAGAGAGATGTTGTTGCTGCCTACTTGGAAGGTGGAAAGCCTGCTGATGAGGAAGGCGCTGAAGATGCTTTTGAGTTGCTTCATGAGGTCAATGAGCGAGTGCGAACTGGGATTTGGGTTGGAGACTGTTTTATTTACAACAACTCATCATGGCGCCTAAATTATTGCGTTGGTGGTGAGGTAAAGATTGTTTGCTCTgaacaatttttttttgttttcacgTTCTCTATATGGATATTTTTGTGTGATACAACTTTATTTCCTTACATAGTTATACACTCTATTTACAGGTCACCACAATGTATCACTTGGATCGCCCTATGTATTTGATGGGATATCTTGCGAATCAAAGTCGAGTTTATCTTATTGACAAGGAGTTTAAGTGCGTTTGCTTGAATATGCCTCAGTTCTTATGTATCACCTGTTGTTGCTTTCTTGCTTTCTGTAACTAATACATTGGCTCCTTGCAGTGTCATTGGGTATACATTACTTCTCAGTTTGATTGAATACAAGACGCTTGTGATGCGCGGGGATTTGGAAAGTGCAAATGAGATCTTACCGTCCATACCAAAGACGCAATATAATAGGTTAGTGTCTGTCTTTGACACACAGGGATAGGTTCTGTTAATTTTTTTGGGAGGGTTTACTCTGGCTTCTGAATAAACAAAATCATTTTTGATTAAAGCCGTAACAAATCAAGATGGGTTCTTGAAATTTGCTCTCAGTTTTGCTCCCATTTTGACCGTGTTTATGGTGTCTGTCATATCTTGTAACTGTGATGCCATTTATCTCAATATCAAATCTGAAATATATTCAGCTTGTAGGATCAGAAGTGTATGACGGCTTAATCCGTTATGTTCTAACTTAGCTCTGGTCTCCCTTTTCATATGGCAGTGTCGCTCATTTCTTGGAGTCCAGAGGAATGTTGGAGGAGGCTCTTGAGATAGCCACTGATGCTGATTATAAGTTTGATTTGGCTGTGCAGCTTGGAAAACTAGAAGTCGCAAAGGTACACAGCACATTGTTATGTGTTTTTTTCCTTCACAAGTTCACATCATAGAGAGCATGTGATGTAAGGTATTCTATGCTGCTAAGTTTGGCTAAATGGGTTACTACTTTCTGGTCATCATTTGCGTGCAGGCTATTGCCGTAGAAGCACAAAGCGAATCAAAGTGGAAGCAGCTTGGTGAGCTCGCCATGTCCACCGGGAAGGTTGGTTCTTAAATGATTAAATCTTATGAAAGGTTGTTGATATGTGACTTCTAAAATTAATGAATTATTGTTTACAAGTAGTTAAGTTTTCAGTTGGGTCTAGTATCTTATTGTAAGTCTGAAATTCTATTTTCTAACACTTTGTTCTGAATTGAATCATTTTATCTGgttaaaattcagaaaaaaatccAATCAaacattatttttggaaaaaaagacCCTTCCAAGATTTCCCCTTGCGAAAATGTCTCCGTGGAAATGGTTATCGGTCATTCATCAGTGTTGCAGTCATATGGTTGCCATTAATTTAAATCGTCATATATAATTGACTAATTTTATAAATTTGCATCTGTATTAACTGTGCTAGCTTAGTGTTTTCAGTATTTCACAAATTACACATTGCAGCTCGAGGCATCGGAAGAGTGTCTTCTGCAAGCGAAGGACTTGAGTGGCTTGTTGCTACTATACTCATCTCTCGGAGATGCTGAAGGAGTCGAAAAGCTTGCTTCTCTAGCAAAAGAGCACGGAAAAAACAATGTTGCTTTCCTCTGTCTCTTTATGCTTGGTAAATTGGAAGATTGCATACAATTGCTTGTAGACAGGTGAGCCTTTTCTGCTGTGATGAACTAATTGCCATGGACTTCACTTTAAAGCTAAACTACATCTTATGTACTCCGCAGCAACCGTATACCTGAAGCTGCATTAATGGCGCGTTCTTATCTTCCCAGCAAAGTTTCAGAGATTGTAGCAATTTGGAGAAAAGACCTCAGCAAAGTAAAATTTTGATCTTATGCTCTCTTGCTGAGAAGTCTGTTTAAAGTACGAAAGTGTATTCAAGTATTGTCGGCCTCGGCTTCTGTTCATCTGTTCCTTCTTTGCAGGTTAATCCAAAAGCTGCAGATTCTCTGGCAGATCCTGCTGAGTATCCAAATTTATTTGAAGACTGGCAGGTTGCACTTACTGTAGAGCAGAATGTTGCTTCCCAGAGGTAAAAATTGCTGCATATTGTTTTTTTCCTTGGTAGTGTAATAATATCAAATGTTAGCTTCTATTGCATTGGACATCTCATAATTTTCCTATTTAAAAAATCATGTCCATCATGATTTTGAAGTAGGCAAATCTTTTGCAATAACATGTCTTGTATGTGCAGGGGCCACTATCCTTCTGCAGATGAGTACTTGAACCATGCTGAGAAGTCAGACACTACTCTTGTGGAAGCTTTCAAAAGGATGCGGGTCATTGAAGAAGAGGAACCAGTGGAAGCACTGGATGAAAATGGAGAGCCTGATGAAGAGGTATTGCATTTGTAGTATGCCTCTTGTTCTCCTTCAACTTATATCCTGTGGTGCTTTTAGGAAACTTATTATATGACTTGATCACATTGGCATTGTTCTATTTGATTATTATTATTGCAATgctattttattaatttctgaaataacAAAATAAATTTCCTCTTAGGTAATGGAAACGGAGGAGAACGTGGATGAAGTTGTCCAAGTTGATACAGATCAACCAAAAGAAACCGTTCTTGTAAATGGGAATGAGGGTGAGGAACAGTGGGGTACGAACAATGAAGGAACCTCGCCAGCCTAAAAGAATTGTTTGGCAAATGTAAAAATCCAAATTTTGTCTATGGTGATTCACTGGCTTTGCCCGCAAATTCTAGGATAGCCGAACCCTTCTAGAGCTGCTTACTTTTAAAGCAAATCCAGTTACCTCGGTATACACCGTTGCTATTTTTTAGGAGATTTAACACATATATGCTCCAGCCTGACCATTTATGTTTTTACCCTTCTTATTTGCTTCACACGATTTCTTATCTGTTCCCATACATTTACCCGAATTTACTCTCATGTTTCTGTCTTGCAGTGCTAACCCAACATGATGAGTAGGCGCCAAGGGAACCACAACTCAATGGTTAAACCTGTTGTTTTTTCAAGGGTAAACAATTGCAATACCAATTTTATCGTGGAACTTCGAAATGGGTTGATGCTTATAGTGACCAATGAGCCACCTATTGCTT is drawn from Triticum dicoccoides isolate Atlit2015 ecotype Zavitan chromosome 4A, WEW_v2.0, whole genome shotgun sequence and contains these coding sequences:
- the LOC119287806 gene encoding coatomer subunit beta'-1-like isoform X1; translated protein: MPLRLEIKRKFAQRSERVKSVDLHPTEPWILASLYSGTLCIWDYQTQTMVKSFEVSELPVRSAKFVSRKQWVVAGADDMFIRVYNYNTMDKIKVFEAHTDYIRCVAVHPTLPYVLSSSDDMLIKLWDWDKGWMCTQIFEGHSHYVMQVTFNPKDTNTFASASLDRTTKIWSLGSPDPNFTLDGHQKGVNCVDYFTGGDRPYLITGSDDSTAKVWDYQTKSCVQTLEGHTHNISAVCFHPELPIIITGSEDGTVRIWHSTTYRLENTLNYGLERVWAVGYMKGSRRMVIGYDEGTIMIKMGREVPVASMDASGKIIWAKHNEIQTVNIKTVGANFEATDGERLPLAVKELGSCDLYPQNLKHNPNGRFVVVCGDGEYIIYTALAWRNRSFGSALEFAWSSEGEYAIRESTSRIKIFNKSFQEKKTIRPTFSAERIFGGVLLAMCSSDFICFYDWADCRLIRRIDVTVKNVYWADSGDLVAIASDTSFYILKYNRDVVAAYLEGGKPADEEGAEDAFELLHEVNERVRTGIWVGDCFIYNNSSWRLNYCVGGEVTTMYHLDRPMYLMGYLANQSRVYLIDKEFNVIGYTLLLSLIEYKTLVMRGDLESANEILPSIPKTQYNSVAHFLESRGMLEEALEIATDADYKFDLAVQLGKLEVAKAIAVEAQSESKWKQLGELAMSTGKLEASEECLLQAKDLSGLLLLYSSLGDAEGVEKLASLAKEHGKNNVAFLCLFMLGKLEDCIQLLVDSNRIPEAALMARSYLPSKVSEIVAIWRKDLSKVNPKAADSLADPAEYPNLFEDWQVALTVEQNVASQRGHYPSADEYLNHAEKSDTTLVEAFKRMRVIEEEEPVEALDENGEPDEEVMETEENVDEVVQVDTDQPKETVLVNGNEGEEQWGTNNEGTSPA
- the LOC119287806 gene encoding coatomer subunit beta'-1-like isoform X3 gives rise to the protein MPLRLEIKRKFAQRSERVKSVDLHPTEPWILASLYSGTLCIWDYQTQTMVKSFEVSELPVRSAKFVSRKQWVVAGADDMFIRVYNYNTMDKIKVFEAHTDYIRCVAVHPTLPYVLSSSDDMLIKLWDWDKGWMCTQIFEGHSHYVMQVTFNPKDTNTFASASLDRTTKIWSLGSPDPNFTLDGHQKGVNCVDYFTGGDRPYLITGSDDSTAKVWDYQTKSCVQTLEGHTHNISAVCFHPELPIIITGSEDGTVRIWHSTTYRLENTLNYGLERVWAVGYMKGSRRMVIGYDEGTIMIKMGREVPVASMDASGKIIWAKHNEIQTVNIKTVGANFEATDGERLPLAVKELGSCDLYPQNLKHNPNGRFVVVCGDGEYIIYTALAWRNRSFGSALEFAWSSEGEYAIRESTSRIKIFNKSFQEKKTIRPTFSAERIFGGVLLAMCSSDFICFYDWADCRLIRRIDVTVKNVYWADSGDLVAIASDTSFYILKYNRDVVAAYLEGGKPADEEGAEDAFELLHEVNERVRTGIWVGDCFIYNNSSWRLNYCVGGEVTTMYHLDRPMYLMGYLANQSRVYLIDKEFNVIGYTLLLSLIEYKTLVMRGDLESANEILPSIPKTQYNSVAHFLESRGMLEEALEIATDADYKFDLAVQLGKLEVAKAIAVEAQSESKWKQLGELAMSTGKLEASEECLLQAKDLSGLLLLYSSLGDAEGVEKLASLAKEHGKNNVAFLCLFMLGKLEDCIQLLVDSNRIPEAALMARSYLPSKVSEIVAIWRKDLSKVNPKAADSLADPAEYPNLFEDWQVALTVEQNVASQRGHYPSADEYLNHAEKSDTTLVEAFKRMRVIEEEEPVEALDENGEPDEEVMETEENVDEVVQVDTDQPKETVLVNGNEVLTQHDE
- the LOC119287806 gene encoding coatomer subunit beta'-1-like isoform X2 produces the protein MPLRLEIKRKFAQRSERVKSVDLHPTEPWILASLYSGTLCIWDYQTQTMVKSFEVSELPVRSAKFVSRKQWVVAGADDMFIRVYNYNTMDKIKVFEAHTDYIRCVAVHPTLPYVLSSSDDMLIKLWDWDKGWMCTQIFEGHSHYVMQVTFNPKDTNTFASASLDRTTKIWSLGSPDPNFTLDGHQKGVNCVDYFTGGDRPYLITGSDDSTAKVWDYQTKSCVQTLEGHTHNISAVCFHPELPIIITGSEDGTVRIWHSTTYRLENTLNYGLERVWAVGYMKGSRRMVIGYDEGTIMIKMGREVPVASMDASGKIIWAKHNEIQTVNIKTVGANFEATDGERLPLAVKELGSCDLYPQNLKHNPNGRFVVVCGDGEYIIYTALAWRNRSFGSALEFAWSSEGEYAIRESTSRIKIFNKSFQEKKTIRPTFSAERIFGGVLLAMCSSDFICFYDWADCRLIRRIDVTVKNVYWADSGDLVAIASDTSFYILKYNRDVVAAYLEGGKPADEEGAEDAFELLHEVNERVRTGIWVGDCFIYNNSSWRLNYCVGGEVTTMYHLDRPMYLMGYLANQSRVYLIDKEFNVIGYTLLLSLIEYKTLVMRGDLESANEILPSIPKTQYNSVAHFLESRGMLEEALEIATDADYKFDLAVQLGKLEVAKAIAVEAQSESKWKQLGELAMSTGKLEASEECLLQAKDLSGLLLLYSSLGDAEGVEKLASLAKEHGKNNVAFLCLFMLGKLEDCIQLLVDSNRIPEAALMARSYLPSKVSEIVAIWRKDLSKVNPKAADSLADPAEYPNLFEDWQVALTVEQNVASQRGHYPSADEYLNHAEKSDTTLVEAFKRMRVIEEEEPVEALDENGEPDEEVMETEENVDEVVQVDTDQPKETVLVNGNEGEEQWVLTQHDE